A stretch of the Pedobacter sp. MC2016-14 genome encodes the following:
- a CDS encoding histone H1 yields MDKFKELKELVAAAEADFTAFYTKGNKAAGTRVRGVMQQAKTIAQDIRTEISEKKSKK; encoded by the coding sequence ATGGACAAATTTAAGGAATTGAAAGAGCTTGTTGCTGCTGCTGAAGCAGACTTCACAGCTTTTTACACCAAAGGTAACAAGGCTGCAGGAACAAGAGTTAGAGGTGTGATGCAACAGGCTAAAACAATTGCTCAAGACATCAGAACTGAAATCTCTGAAAAGAAAAGCAAAAAGTAA
- the gap gene encoding type I glyceraldehyde-3-phosphate dehydrogenase: MNIAINGFGRIGRIFLRTALEKGLHIVAINDLTDPATLAHLFKYDTVHRGFKGTVSYDADSLIINGNKIRVLSVPNPEELPWAALNIDLVLEATGKYTSRKGAEKHLKAGAGQVLISAPSADHDIPMVVLGVNDDIIDLSSPILSNASCTTNNVAPMVKILDDNWGILDGYITTIHSMTGDQSLHDAPHKDLRRARAASASIIPTSTGAAKAITHIFPHLDGKLGGAGIRVPVLNGSLTDFTCILKKETTIEEINKAFKNASETNMSNILEYTADPIVSVDILDNPHSCIFDSLLTSIVGDLVKVVGWYDNESGYSARLVNVVEKIAIFGAVHN; the protein is encoded by the coding sequence ATGAATATTGCAATTAATGGTTTTGGTAGAATTGGCCGTATTTTTTTGCGTACTGCGCTTGAAAAAGGACTTCATATTGTAGCTATAAATGACTTAACAGATCCCGCTACATTGGCTCATCTGTTTAAGTATGATACCGTACACAGGGGTTTCAAAGGCACAGTTTCTTATGATGCAGACTCCCTAATCATCAACGGTAATAAGATCCGGGTCTTATCTGTTCCGAATCCTGAAGAATTACCATGGGCGGCATTAAATATTGATCTTGTACTCGAAGCTACAGGTAAATATACCAGCAGGAAAGGAGCTGAAAAACACTTAAAAGCAGGGGCGGGGCAGGTGCTCATTTCCGCGCCTTCGGCAGATCATGATATTCCAATGGTGGTATTGGGCGTCAATGATGATATCATAGATCTTTCTTCTCCGATCTTATCCAATGCTTCCTGTACCACCAATAATGTAGCGCCAATGGTAAAAATCCTTGATGACAATTGGGGAATTCTGGATGGTTACATTACAACCATACATTCTATGACTGGCGACCAGAGCCTTCACGATGCACCACATAAAGATTTACGCAGGGCAAGGGCTGCCTCGGCTTCTATTATTCCTACAAGTACGGGAGCGGCAAAAGCCATTACACATATCTTTCCGCACCTGGATGGTAAACTTGGGGGGGCAGGAATCCGCGTTCCGGTATTGAACGGCTCTTTAACTGATTTTACCTGCATTCTTAAGAAAGAAACCACTATCGAGGAGATTAATAAAGCGTTTAAAAATGCTTCTGAAACCAATATGAGTAATATTTTAGAATATACTGCAGATCCAATTGTATCCGTAGATATTCTAGATAACCCGCATTCCTGTATTTTCGACAGCCTGCTTACATCCATTGTTGGTGATCTCGTGAAAGTAGTGGGCTGGTATGATAACGAATCTGGTTATTCTGCCAGACTAGTGAACGTGGTGGAGAAAATAGCTATATTTGGTGCTGTACATAACTAA
- the rsmH gene encoding 16S rRNA (cytosine(1402)-N(4))-methyltransferase RsmH: protein MENNYHIPVLLKECIDGLNINPDGVYVDVTFGGGGHSKEILKHLSPKGVLIAFDQDPDAQRNKIDDSRFLFVDQNFAFLKNNLRLLGYKQVDGILADLGVSSHQFNEPERGFSTRFESVLDMRMDKQGSLTAAEVLNTYEEDKLHKIFGIYGEVKNAKSLAKAVVTSRTVRPIVTLADFKTAVAAHIPKGKEHKYMAQVFQALRIEVNQEIDVLERFLEQTAEVLKPGGRLVVMSYHSLEDRPVKNFMAKGKFRGEVEKDFYGNQQKPFNVVTRKAVIADEAELEQNSRARSAKLRIGEKI, encoded by the coding sequence ATGGAAAATAATTACCACATTCCGGTGTTATTGAAAGAATGTATTGATGGATTGAACATTAATCCAGATGGGGTATATGTTGATGTTACCTTTGGTGGTGGCGGACATTCTAAAGAAATTCTTAAGCATTTGTCGCCTAAGGGCGTACTGATTGCATTTGATCAGGATCCTGATGCCCAGCGTAATAAGATAGATGATTCCCGCTTTTTATTTGTAGATCAAAATTTTGCTTTTCTAAAAAACAACTTAAGGTTACTGGGATACAAACAGGTGGATGGTATCCTGGCTGATCTTGGCGTGTCATCTCATCAATTCAATGAACCTGAGAGAGGATTTTCTACGCGTTTCGAATCAGTTTTGGATATGCGCATGGACAAACAAGGTAGTCTTACCGCTGCTGAAGTTTTAAATACGTATGAGGAAGATAAGCTTCATAAAATCTTTGGGATTTACGGAGAGGTTAAAAATGCGAAATCTCTGGCCAAAGCGGTAGTTACTTCTAGAACAGTGCGTCCAATTGTGACGCTTGCAGACTTTAAGACTGCTGTAGCAGCACATATTCCTAAAGGAAAAGAACATAAGTATATGGCGCAGGTCTTTCAGGCTCTGCGGATAGAGGTGAACCAGGAGATTGACGTGTTGGAACGTTTTCTGGAGCAGACTGCTGAGGTGCTGAAGCCAGGGGGACGTTTGGTGGTGATGTCTTATCATTCTTTGGAGGATCGTCCGGTGAAGAATTTTATGGCGAAGGGCAAGTTTAGGGGAGAGGTAGAGAAGGATTTTTATGGTAACCAGCAAAAGCCTTTCAATGTCGTTACCCGCAAAGCGGTGATTGCGGATGAGGCAGAACTGGAGCAAAACAGTCGTGCAAGAAGTGCAAAGTTGAGGATTGGTGAGAAGATATGA
- the pgk gene encoding phosphoglycerate kinase translates to MNTIDQCNFKDKKALIRVDFNVPLDKSFNITDDKRMRAALPTITKILNDGGAVVLMSHLGRPKGGPEDKYSLKHILGDLSRMLDLEVKFADDCIGAEAVKKAANLLPGDVLLLENLRFYPEEEKGDVAFAEKLAKLGNVYVNDAFGTAHRAHASTAVIAQFFPDNKYFGYLMAEELKNAEKVNHGAVKPFTAIMGGAKVSDKILLIESLLDKVDNLIIGGGMAYTFAKAQGGEIGTSLLEADRMELCLELLEKAKSKGVNLILPVDTVIADKFDNEAQKDVVDTGTIPADWMGLDIGPKTIKLFSDVIANSKTLLWNGPMGVFEMANFEHGTRAVADAVVAATAAGAFSLIGGGDSAAAIAKFGLEDEVSYVSTGGGALLEYMEGKELPGVKAVNS, encoded by the coding sequence ATGAATACAATAGATCAATGCAATTTTAAAGATAAGAAAGCGCTCATCAGGGTAGATTTTAACGTGCCTTTGGATAAGAGCTTTAACATTACTGATGATAAAAGGATGCGTGCAGCTTTGCCAACAATCACCAAAATTTTAAACGATGGTGGTGCTGTGGTGTTGATGTCTCATTTGGGTCGTCCTAAAGGCGGTCCGGAAGATAAATATTCTTTAAAACACATTTTAGGTGATCTATCGCGGATGCTGGATCTGGAAGTTAAGTTTGCAGACGATTGCATTGGTGCTGAGGCGGTTAAAAAAGCTGCAAATTTGTTGCCTGGTGATGTATTGCTTTTAGAAAACCTTCGTTTTTATCCAGAAGAGGAAAAAGGCGATGTGGCTTTTGCAGAGAAACTAGCTAAACTTGGTAATGTATATGTAAATGACGCATTTGGTACTGCGCATCGTGCACATGCCTCTACAGCAGTTATTGCTCAGTTTTTCCCAGATAATAAATACTTCGGTTACTTGATGGCCGAAGAATTGAAAAATGCAGAGAAGGTAAACCACGGTGCAGTAAAACCTTTTACAGCCATTATGGGTGGAGCTAAAGTTTCTGATAAAATTTTATTGATTGAAAGTTTGCTGGATAAAGTAGATAACCTGATTATTGGTGGTGGAATGGCTTATACTTTTGCTAAAGCACAGGGTGGCGAAATCGGTACTTCTTTATTAGAGGCTGATCGTATGGAGCTTTGTCTTGAATTGCTGGAGAAAGCCAAATCTAAAGGCGTAAATTTAATTTTACCAGTAGATACCGTTATTGCTGATAAGTTTGATAACGAGGCACAAAAAGATGTGGTAGATACAGGAACCATTCCGGCAGATTGGATGGGTCTGGATATTGGTCCTAAAACCATTAAACTTTTCTCTGATGTCATTGCTAACTCTAAAACTTTGCTTTGGAATGGTCCAATGGGTGTTTTTGAAATGGCGAACTTTGAGCATGGAACACGCGCTGTTGCAGATGCAGTGGTTGCAGCAACGGCTGCCGGGGCTTTCTCATTAATCGGTGGCGGAGATTCTGCTGCTGCAATTGCCAAATTTGGTTTGGAAGATGAAGTAAGTTACGTATCTACAGGTGGCGGTGCATTGCTGGAATACATGGAAGGTAAGGAGTTACCTGGTGTAAAGGCAGTTAATTCTTAG
- a CDS encoding TonB-dependent receptor, with protein sequence MKRKLLCLVLCCLLFGLNSYAQQNGTVKGKVLTLDGKPAENISVRIVGTSLGASTNEYGEYKIGNVKPGTYTLKATAIGLQTHEESVTVTAKGTASADFTISANFAQLQEVNVSTGKNKFTNKKSQYVAKMPLNNLENPQVYSVISKELLADQVITSYDDALKNAPGLNKLWSSTGRGSDGAGYFSLRGFAVQPTLVNGLPGLTNGSLDVSNVERIEVVKGPSGTLFGSSVVSYGGLINTVTKQPFAVAATEVTYTAGSYGLNRLTADVNAPLDAEGKLLLRVNAAYTDQNSWQDAGFSKTRFFAPSLAYKLNDKVSFLLNAQFLSAEGTNPTMLFFNRSVALKSTSLEQLGYNPNKSYTSNDITIKTPVISVQAQMNWKISEDWNSQTIVSRGSAQADGFYSYLFESATAGPNPLGTGIFNRLISDQNSTTQTTDIQQNFIGDFSIGGLRNRVVAGLDYFNRTVLNSSSGYAPVGAITLGPAGTNTGNLTRQGVDAAIAGLGSAAAPTRIAQDIYSAYISDVINFTPELSGMASVRIDRFQNSGLSNPAASKYGQTAVSPKFGLVYQVLKDQLSVFGNYMNGFKNAAPRNTVISGIAGVKTFDPEQANQWEAGIKSDLFDGKLSGSLSYYNIKVSNTILSLSGTADIDFSQGGNQYSKGFDAQITANPFPGFNIIASYTKNKNKLTNTGTTAEGRRYVGAGPENLANAWLSYKIMTGTVKGLGFGFGGNYQGKNMIVNDRIVGVFTLPSNTVLNASVSYATGPFNFALKVNNLTDKDYYQGWTTLEPMQPRTVAGSISYKF encoded by the coding sequence ATGAAAAGAAAACTACTCTGCTTGGTGCTTTGCTGCCTACTGTTCGGGCTCAATTCTTACGCACAACAAAACGGGACAGTAAAGGGCAAAGTACTAACCCTAGACGGCAAACCTGCTGAAAATATTTCTGTACGGATTGTAGGCACTTCTCTGGGGGCTTCGACCAATGAGTACGGAGAGTATAAGATTGGTAATGTAAAACCAGGAACATACACGCTAAAAGCGACGGCTATTGGCTTACAAACACATGAAGAAAGTGTAACTGTAACTGCAAAAGGCACAGCATCAGCAGATTTTACCATCTCTGCGAATTTTGCACAATTGCAGGAGGTGAATGTATCTACTGGTAAAAACAAATTCACAAATAAAAAAAGCCAGTATGTGGCTAAAATGCCCTTAAATAACTTGGAAAACCCTCAGGTATATTCCGTGATCTCCAAAGAATTATTGGCTGACCAAGTAATTACAAGTTATGATGACGCTCTTAAAAATGCACCGGGCTTAAATAAATTATGGTCTTCTACAGGCCGTGGTAGTGATGGTGCTGGTTACTTCTCTTTAAGAGGTTTTGCTGTACAGCCCACCTTGGTTAATGGATTACCTGGATTAACCAATGGAAGCCTGGATGTGTCAAATGTGGAACGAATTGAAGTTGTCAAAGGTCCATCAGGTACTTTATTTGGTAGCTCTGTAGTTTCTTACGGTGGTTTGATTAACACAGTTACTAAACAACCTTTTGCGGTTGCGGCAACAGAAGTGACTTACACGGCAGGAAGTTACGGCTTAAATCGACTTACCGCTGATGTAAATGCACCTTTGGATGCGGAAGGCAAACTATTATTAAGGGTTAATGCAGCTTATACAGATCAAAATAGCTGGCAGGACGCTGGTTTTTCTAAAACCAGATTTTTCGCACCTTCCCTTGCTTACAAACTGAACGATAAAGTTTCATTCTTGCTGAATGCGCAGTTTTTAAGCGCTGAGGGCACCAATCCTACCATGTTATTTTTTAACAGATCTGTAGCCTTAAAAAGCACCAGCCTGGAGCAATTGGGATACAATCCTAATAAATCTTACACCAGTAACGACATCACCATAAAAACTCCTGTTATTTCAGTGCAAGCACAAATGAATTGGAAAATATCTGAGGACTGGAACTCTCAGACCATTGTTTCCAGAGGATCTGCCCAAGCTGATGGTTTTTATTCCTACTTATTTGAATCAGCAACTGCTGGCCCAAACCCTTTAGGAACAGGTATTTTCAATAGGCTGATCAGTGACCAGAATTCTACTACTCAAACAACTGATATTCAACAAAACTTTATCGGCGATTTCTCCATAGGTGGCTTACGCAATCGTGTAGTAGCTGGGTTAGATTATTTTAACCGCACTGTATTAAACAGCAGTTCTGGATATGCTCCTGTTGGTGCTATAACTTTAGGGCCCGCAGGAACGAACACAGGAAACTTAACGCGCCAGGGGGTTGATGCAGCAATTGCTGGCCTTGGTAGCGCAGCAGCTCCAACAAGGATTGCCCAAGATATTTACAGCGCTTATATTTCGGACGTCATTAACTTCACGCCGGAACTTTCCGGTATGGCAAGTGTCCGCATTGACCGTTTTCAAAACAGTGGCTTAAGCAATCCAGCAGCTAGCAAATATGGTCAAACTGCTGTTTCCCCAAAGTTTGGCTTGGTATACCAGGTATTGAAAGATCAACTATCCGTTTTTGGTAATTACATGAACGGATTTAAAAATGCTGCCCCAAGAAATACGGTTATTAGTGGCATTGCAGGAGTAAAAACATTTGATCCGGAGCAAGCTAATCAATGGGAAGCCGGTATTAAAAGTGATTTATTTGACGGCAAGCTATCAGGCTCTTTAAGTTATTATAATATTAAAGTTTCAAATACAATACTAAGCTTATCAGGTACTGCAGACATTGATTTTTCACAAGGTGGTAATCAATACAGTAAAGGTTTTGATGCACAAATCACCGCAAATCCATTTCCTGGTTTTAATATCATAGCTAGTTATACAAAAAACAAAAATAAGTTAACCAATACCGGTACTACAGCAGAAGGCCGAAGATATGTAGGTGCTGGCCCTGAAAATTTAGCAAATGCATGGTTAAGCTACAAAATCATGACAGGCACCGTTAAAGGTCTTGGCTTTGGCTTCGGTGGAAATTATCAGGGTAAAAACATGATTGTAAATGATCGTATAGTAGGTGTATTTACATTACCATCTAATACCGTTTTGAATGCATCGGTTTCTTATGCAACAGGCCCATTCAATTTTGCTCTGAAAGTAAACAATCTAACTGATAAAGATTATTATCAAGGCTGGACTACACTTGAGCCTATGCAACCCAGAACAGTAGCTGGAAGCATCAGTTATAAATTTTAA
- a CDS encoding UDP-N-acetylmuramoyl-L-alanyl-D-glutamate--2,6-diaminopimelate ligase, translated as MQLQDVLYGVAIVKLVGSTNREISALTFDSRTVTENAVFFAVKGTLSDGHDYIGQTIQAGATVIICEDLPAELKEGVTYIIVENSSVALGKMAANFSGNPSANLKLIGITGTNGKTTIATLLFKLFRQLGYATGLISTVENQINELVIPATHTTPNPLALNLLLQRMVSEGCEYCFMEVSSHAVIQHRIEGIHFTGGVFSNITHDHLDFHKTFDNYIKAKKAFFDVLPKTAFALTNADDKNGMVMLQNTKAAKKTYALKQMADYKARIIENRFSGLNLEIDHMDVFFKLVGSFNAYNLLAVYGTTQLLGLDKLNVLTVLSGLTGAEGRFDYVSNSKNIIGIVDYAHTPDAVQNVLSTIQNIRQGNEQVITVIGCGGDRDKSKRPLMAQVACDWSDKVILTSDNPRTENPQTIVEEMEAGVSPVNKRKTLTIVDRREAIKTACHLAKPGDIILLAGKGHEKYQEINGVRHHFDDKEILTEQLNLIS; from the coding sequence ATGCAGTTGCAGGATGTTTTATATGGTGTAGCGATTGTCAAGTTGGTTGGGTCAACCAATAGGGAAATCTCTGCGCTTACTTTTGATTCCAGAACAGTAACGGAAAATGCTGTGTTTTTTGCTGTGAAAGGTACATTGTCTGATGGGCATGATTATATCGGGCAAACTATTCAGGCTGGTGCTACTGTGATCATCTGCGAGGATTTGCCTGCAGAATTGAAGGAGGGTGTAACTTACATTATCGTAGAAAATTCTTCTGTAGCCCTGGGTAAAATGGCAGCCAATTTTTCTGGTAATCCTTCTGCTAATCTTAAATTGATTGGTATTACTGGTACAAATGGCAAAACAACTATCGCTACCTTACTATTTAAGTTGTTTAGACAGTTGGGCTATGCTACCGGGTTGATTTCTACCGTGGAGAACCAGATCAATGAGCTGGTAATTCCGGCAACGCATACTACGCCAAATCCGTTGGCGCTGAACCTGCTTTTACAGCGAATGGTAAGCGAAGGTTGCGAGTATTGCTTTATGGAAGTGAGTTCTCATGCTGTGATACAGCATAGAATTGAGGGGATCCATTTTACCGGTGGCGTGTTTTCTAACATCACACATGATCACCTTGATTTTCATAAAACGTTCGACAATTATATTAAGGCCAAGAAAGCATTTTTTGACGTACTGCCTAAAACGGCTTTTGCTTTGACCAATGCTGATGATAAAAATGGCATGGTCATGTTGCAGAATACCAAAGCAGCTAAAAAAACATATGCACTGAAACAGATGGCTGATTATAAAGCCAGGATTATTGAAAACCGCTTTAGCGGACTTAACCTGGAGATAGACCATATGGATGTGTTTTTTAAGTTGGTGGGTTCTTTTAATGCCTATAATTTATTGGCTGTGTACGGAACCACGCAACTTCTGGGACTGGATAAATTAAATGTGTTGACTGTGTTGAGTGGTCTTACGGGAGCTGAAGGTAGGTTTGATTATGTAAGCAACAGTAAAAATATCATTGGTATTGTTGATTATGCGCATACGCCTGATGCAGTGCAGAATGTGCTGAGTACCATTCAGAACATCAGACAGGGTAATGAGCAGGTTATCACTGTAATTGGTTGTGGTGGTGACAGGGACAAATCTAAACGTCCGTTGATGGCACAGGTAGCCTGCGATTGGAGTGATAAAGTAATCCTGACATCGGATAACCCAAGAACAGAAAATCCTCAAACTATTGTAGAGGAAATGGAAGCTGGCGTATCTCCGGTAAATAAACGTAAAACACTGACCATAGTAGATAGAAGAGAAGCCATTAAAACAGCTTGTCACCTGGCTAAACCTGGCGATATCATTTTGTTAGCAGGTAAGGGACATGAGAAATATCAGGAAATTAATGGTGTTAGACATCATTTTGACGATAAAGAAATATTGACGGAACAACTTAATTTAATCAGCTAA
- a CDS encoding FtsL-like putative cell division protein — MNRFRENIEGKDDSEFSEEQERLENARFEREYAEQKGFQNKPRKLKQFDPEEREDRLGRLEDQLEQEKLEKKAQREKQEKEAAGSATAFFKKLFTEGVVTKEAATEMLPFLLFLSFLCMLYIANSHMAVKNIRNIDKLNKEVKELSWEYKSLKADLMFKSKLTEVAKKVDTLGIKELTAPPKKIVLSNDEH; from the coding sequence ATGAACCGGTTCAGGGAAAATATAGAAGGGAAAGATGATTCTGAATTTTCAGAAGAGCAAGAGCGGTTGGAGAATGCGCGTTTTGAACGTGAATATGCTGAGCAGAAAGGTTTTCAAAACAAGCCGAGAAAACTGAAACAGTTTGATCCGGAAGAGCGTGAAGATCGTTTGGGAAGGTTGGAAGATCAGCTGGAACAGGAGAAACTGGAGAAGAAAGCGCAACGTGAAAAACAAGAAAAGGAAGCTGCAGGAAGTGCAACGGCCTTTTTTAAGAAGTTGTTTACAGAAGGGGTGGTAACCAAAGAGGCGGCTACGGAGATGTTGCCGTTTTTATTGTTCCTTTCGTTTTTGTGTATGTTATACATTGCCAATAGCCACATGGCGGTAAAGAACATCAGAAACATTGACAAGTTAAATAAAGAAGTGAAAGAGTTAAGCTGGGAGTATAAATCACTCAAAGCAGACCTCATGTTTAAAAGTAAATTAACAGAAGTAGCTAAAAAGGTGGATACGCTAGGTATAAAAGAACTTACAGCACCACCTAAAAAAATTGTATTGAGTAACGATGAACATTAG
- the mraZ gene encoding division/cell wall cluster transcriptional repressor MraZ, translating into MVQLLGEFDCKLDAKGRLMVPSSLKKQLPDVEQEGLVINRGFEKHLVIYPKKVWESIVEELSKLNPYEPKTREFIRYFTRGATELTLDAAGRVNLPNSLLESVGISNNTELILACQFDKIEVWSKSAYEALFDKEPENFAALAAEVMGNKMRGIGDGK; encoded by the coding sequence ATGGTTCAACTATTAGGAGAATTTGATTGTAAGTTAGATGCGAAAGGTCGCCTTATGGTGCCTTCGAGTCTAAAAAAGCAATTGCCTGATGTTGAGCAAGAGGGACTTGTGATCAATAGGGGTTTTGAGAAGCACCTGGTTATTTATCCTAAAAAAGTATGGGAATCTATAGTTGAAGAGCTTAGTAAGCTGAATCCATACGAACCAAAAACACGAGAGTTTATCAGGTATTTTACCCGTGGCGCTACGGAATTGACACTTGATGCTGCTGGTCGGGTCAATTTACCCAACTCCTTATTGGAATCTGTGGGTATTTCTAACAACACAGAATTGATACTGGCATGCCAGTTTGATAAAATAGAAGTTTGGAGCAAATCTGCTTACGAAGCTTTATTTGATAAAGAGCCGGAAAATTTCGCGGCGCTTGCAGCAGAGGTAATGGGTAATAAAATGAGGGGGATAGGCGATGGAAAATAA
- a CDS encoding penicillin-binding protein: protein MNIRANILLRVYLAFGLIVLLAVAVLIRLCDVQYIQGDKWRAMADSLSTKYINVEAARGNIYSNDGSLLATSVPEYELRMDLYAGGIEDDTFFSLKVDSLAMKLSEFFKDKSPKEYARYLRIARRDSVRYLLIKRKVNYQDLKTIRTFPLFNVGKYSGGLIAVQQNKRILPFKSLAARTIGYKNENVKNGVGLEGAYLNYINGESGKRLVQRIAGGVWVPVNDEAEVAPKEGSDIISTIDINMQDLAQSALEKALIASNADHGAVILMEVATGEVRAVANYTKVGPGEYKEKFNYAIAGNQDPGSTFKVASYMALLEDKKVDTNTLVATGDYRIKGHTIRDSHGSIGVVTVKKAFEESSNAAVAYLVNNAYHDNQEQFTDHLYDWQLNKKMNLQIPGEAQPVVKNPSNKSWSKTMTLPQMAYGYEMQLTPLKMLSFYNAIANNGRYVTPIFVKEIRRLGNPIEQFKTTVVNEKICSDKTLKKMQEMLEGVITEGTGRGNIYNPLYRIAGKTGTAQVADANKGYRGKRQYQASFCGYFPADKPKYSLIVVINDPKNGYYAAQVAGPPFREIADRIYASDMQMYNSVADHLVGNTKSPEAKAGQTKPVKRVYNAFGIKTLYAAKSDYFNSVDTSNGLVYEEYSSVKGLMPNVVGMGLKDALYLLGNSGLKTRVTGSGKVVGQSLAAGTKIGKGLSVQIELE from the coding sequence ATGAACATTAGAGCTAATATATTATTACGTGTTTATCTGGCTTTCGGCCTGATTGTTCTGCTTGCTGTAGCGGTACTGATCAGGCTATGTGATGTTCAGTACATTCAGGGCGATAAATGGAGAGCGATGGCTGATAGTCTTTCTACTAAATACATCAATGTAGAAGCCGCACGTGGAAACATATACTCTAATGACGGTAGTTTGTTGGCTACTTCAGTGCCTGAATATGAATTGCGCATGGATCTATATGCGGGTGGAATTGAGGATGATACATTTTTTAGCCTTAAGGTAGATTCATTGGCTATGAAACTATCTGAGTTTTTTAAAGACAAATCTCCAAAAGAATATGCGCGTTACCTGCGTATTGCCCGTAGAGATAGCGTAAGGTATTTGCTGATTAAGAGAAAAGTAAATTATCAGGATTTGAAAACCATTCGTACGTTTCCACTTTTTAATGTGGGTAAATACAGTGGTGGCTTGATTGCAGTGCAGCAGAACAAACGGATCCTGCCATTCAAATCACTGGCTGCTCGTACCATTGGTTACAAAAATGAAAATGTAAAAAATGGTGTAGGTTTAGAGGGTGCATACCTCAATTACATTAATGGCGAAAGTGGTAAACGTTTGGTGCAACGCATTGCAGGCGGAGTTTGGGTGCCGGTAAATGATGAGGCTGAAGTTGCCCCTAAAGAAGGATCGGATATCATTTCTACTATAGACATCAACATGCAGGATTTGGCGCAAAGTGCCCTGGAAAAAGCATTGATTGCAAGTAATGCTGATCATGGTGCGGTGATCTTAATGGAGGTTGCCACAGGAGAGGTGCGGGCTGTAGCTAATTATACTAAGGTAGGTCCGGGAGAGTATAAAGAGAAATTTAATTATGCCATAGCGGGAAATCAGGATCCTGGTTCAACCTTCAAGGTAGCTTCTTACATGGCTTTGCTGGAAGACAAAAAGGTAGATACCAATACCCTTGTGGCAACTGGTGATTATCGGATTAAAGGACATACCATTAGAGATTCGCATGGTAGTATAGGTGTAGTTACGGTTAAAAAGGCTTTTGAAGAATCTTCTAATGCTGCGGTAGCTTATCTGGTTAATAATGCTTATCACGATAATCAGGAACAATTCACGGATCATTTGTACGATTGGCAGTTGAATAAAAAAATGAACCTGCAAATTCCCGGGGAAGCACAGCCGGTGGTTAAAAATCCATCTAATAAAAGCTGGAGTAAAACGATGACGCTTCCGCAAATGGCCTATGGTTACGAAATGCAATTGACACCGCTTAAAATGCTGTCCTTCTATAATGCTATTGCAAACAATGGCAGATACGTAACGCCAATCTTTGTAAAAGAGATCAGAAGATTAGGGAATCCAATTGAGCAATTTAAAACGACGGTTGTCAATGAAAAGATATGCTCTGATAAAACCCTGAAAAAAATGCAGGAAATGTTGGAAGGTGTAATTACGGAAGGTACGGGAAGAGGGAATATTTACAATCCTTTATACCGAATTGCTGGTAAAACCGGAACAGCACAGGTGGCTGATGCGAATAAAGGATACCGCGGCAAAAGGCAGTACCAGGCTTCTTTTTGCGGATATTTCCCGGCTGATAAGCCTAAATATTCGTTGATTGTGGTGATTAATGATCCTAAAAATGGTTACTACGCAGCACAGGTTGCGGGGCCTCCATTCAGGGAGATTGCCGATAGAATTTATGCAAGTGATATGCAGATGTACAATAGTGTGGCTGATCATTTGGTAGGCAATACTAAAAGCCCGGAAGCTAAAGCTGGGCAAACCAAGCCAGTAAAAAGGGTGTATAATGCTTTTGGAATCAAAACCTTGTATGCTGCCAAGTCAGATTACTTTAATAGTGTGGATACCAGCAATGGTTTGGTTTATGAAGAATATAGCTCTGTGAAGGGGCTAATGCCTAATGTTGTAGGTATGGGTTTGAAAGATGCACTTTATTTACTGGGCAATTCGGGATTGAAAACCCGTGTGACAGGAAGTGGCAAAGTAGTGGGACAATCTCTTGCTGCGGGAACTAAAATAGGAAAAGGATTATCCGTACAAATAGAATTAGAATAA